A genomic region of bacterium contains the following coding sequences:
- the miaB gene encoding tRNA (N6-isopentenyl adenosine(37)-C2)-methylthiotransferase MiaB: MKVYIETYGCQMNEYDSEIIRALLDSAEYEATDDPASADVVLINTCAVREHAELRVINRIHELRRLRSKASQRLGVVGCMAQGLKDRLQANPRLPIDFIAGPDSYRLLPELIAAPAQKKSRFALELSDYETYADIYPRRMGGVNAWLAVMRGCNNFCSFCVVPFRRGRERSRAPQSIVAEVHRLAAEGFRQVTLLGQNVNSYRHGDSDFAALLQAVSRVDGIERVRFTSPHPKDFPMRLVEVMAAEHKICKHIHLPLQAGSDRILKLMRRTYTSRHFLALVEQIRARIPGIALSTDIIVGFPGESEEEFDETLALMRQVEFDAAFIFQYSERPGTLAARKYPDSVSEEEKSRRSALLNTVQNAISLRKNRARIGQIEHVLVEQSSTKKSAAESQGHSDGNRLVILQEGTFRVGELVPVRIHDATAHVLKGRRL; the protein is encoded by the coding sequence TTGAAAGTCTACATCGAAACCTACGGCTGTCAGATGAACGAATATGACAGCGAGATCATCCGCGCCCTGCTGGATTCCGCCGAGTACGAGGCGACCGACGATCCCGCCTCGGCCGATGTGGTGTTGATCAACACCTGCGCCGTGCGTGAACATGCCGAGCTGCGGGTGATCAACCGCATCCACGAACTCCGGCGGCTGCGCAGCAAGGCGTCGCAGCGGCTGGGCGTGGTCGGCTGCATGGCACAGGGGTTGAAGGATCGTCTGCAAGCGAACCCCCGGCTGCCCATCGACTTTATCGCCGGCCCGGACAGCTACCGCCTCCTCCCCGAACTGATCGCGGCGCCGGCGCAGAAAAAGAGCCGCTTTGCCCTCGAGCTTTCCGATTACGAGACCTATGCGGATATCTATCCCCGCCGCATGGGGGGTGTCAACGCCTGGCTGGCCGTGATGCGCGGCTGCAACAATTTCTGCTCCTTCTGCGTGGTCCCTTTCCGTCGCGGCCGTGAGCGCAGCCGCGCCCCGCAAAGCATCGTCGCGGAGGTGCACCGCCTCGCTGCGGAGGGTTTCCGCCAGGTGACCCTGCTCGGTCAAAACGTCAACTCGTACCGGCACGGCGACAGCGATTTCGCCGCGCTCCTGCAGGCCGTGAGCCGGGTGGACGGGATCGAACGGGTGCGTTTCACCTCGCCCCATCCCAAGGATTTCCCGATGCGCCTGGTGGAGGTTATGGCGGCGGAGCACAAGATCTGCAAACACATTCATCTGCCCCTGCAAGCGGGCAGCGATCGCATCCTCAAACTGATGCGCCGTACCTACACCAGCCGCCATTTTCTCGCGCTGGTGGAGCAGATCCGCGCCCGGATCCCCGGGATCGCCCTGAGCACTGATATCATCGTTGGATTTCCGGGCGAAAGCGAAGAAGAATTCGATGAAACCCTCGCACTGATGCGGCAGGTCGAATTCGACGCGGCGTTTATTTTCCAGTATTCGGAACGGCCCGGAACCCTTGCGGCGCGAAAATACCCCGACTCCGTCTCTGAAGAGGAGAAGAGCCGCCGCTCGGCCCTGCTCAACACCGTGCAGAACGCGATCTCGCTGCGTAAAAACCGCGCCCGGATCGGCCAGATCGAGCACGTTCTGGTGGAGCAAAGCAGCACCAAAAAGTCGGCTGCGGAAAGCCAGGGCCACAGCGACGGCAACCGGCTGGTGATCCTCCAGGAAGGCACCTTCCGGGTGGGCGAGTTGGTACCCGTACGTATTCATGATGCCACAGCCCATGTCCTGAAGGGGCGGCGGCTCTGA
- the mtaB gene encoding tRNA (N(6)-L-threonylcarbamoyladenosine(37)-C(2))-methylthiotransferase MtaB: MEKVGKVSFYTLGCRLNQAETAALQNRFAAAGYEVVDFSQSADVVVIHTCTVTRHGDSDTRRLVHKVHRDQRQARIALIGCQSQLQGETLCRLPGVSWVAGNAVKMELPEIIRNHHGDRPILIAPEIGRGAFTMPAPAIEACRTRAHLKIQDGCNFFCTFCEIPYARGRSRSREFSDLLHEAELLVAAGHREIILTGVNIGTWQEGAMRLIDVLRALETLAGLERIRISSIEMTTVPEELFPMMRRGRLCRFLHVPAQSGSDAILKAMHRRHTAAQFAALIRRAAVEIPEIGLGTDVLVGFPGETDRLFEETYALLESLPLAYFHVFSYSERSHARSRFLPGQVDSTTKTRRSKILRQLSLRKRQDYFRRFLGSEQLVLFEEEKNGVWSGVTDTFIRVRTRSTAPLRRQLRRVRLEKAEELSVLGTLVD, from the coding sequence GTGGAAAAGGTCGGGAAAGTCTCCTTCTATACGCTCGGCTGCCGTCTGAATCAGGCGGAGACTGCAGCCCTGCAGAACCGCTTTGCGGCAGCGGGGTATGAAGTCGTCGATTTTTCGCAGTCCGCTGATGTCGTGGTCATCCACACCTGTACGGTCACCAGGCACGGCGACAGCGATACCCGGCGGTTGGTGCACAAAGTGCACCGTGATCAACGCCAGGCGCGGATCGCCCTCATCGGCTGCCAATCGCAGCTGCAGGGTGAAACGCTTTGCCGCCTGCCGGGTGTATCCTGGGTGGCCGGGAATGCGGTTAAGATGGAGCTGCCGGAGATCATCCGCAACCACCACGGTGACCGTCCCATCCTGATCGCGCCGGAGATCGGCCGCGGCGCCTTCACCATGCCCGCCCCGGCCATCGAGGCCTGCCGCACCCGTGCCCATCTCAAAATCCAGGATGGCTGCAACTTTTTTTGCACCTTTTGCGAGATCCCTTATGCGCGCGGCCGCAGCCGCAGCCGCGAATTCAGCGACTTGCTGCACGAGGCGGAACTGCTCGTCGCCGCCGGACATCGCGAGATTATCCTGACCGGGGTCAACATCGGCACCTGGCAAGAGGGGGCAATGCGGCTGATCGATGTCCTCCGCGCTCTCGAAACGCTGGCCGGCCTCGAACGAATCCGCATCTCCTCCATCGAGATGACTACCGTTCCCGAGGAACTCTTCCCGATGATGCGCCGCGGCCGACTGTGCCGGTTTCTCCATGTTCCGGCCCAGAGCGGCAGCGATGCCATCCTCAAGGCCATGCACCGCCGCCATACCGCAGCGCAGTTCGCAGCGCTGATCCGGCGCGCCGCGGTCGAAATTCCGGAGATTGGCCTGGGTACCGACGTGCTGGTGGGATTTCCCGGCGAAACCGACCGCCTCTTCGAGGAGACCTACGCGCTCCTTGAATCACTGCCGTTGGCCTACTTCCACGTCTTCAGCTACTCCGAGCGCAGCCATGCGCGCAGCCGGTTCCTGCCCGGTCAGGTCGACAGCACGACCAAGACACGCCGCAGTAAAATCTTACGCCAGCTGAGCCTGCGCAAACGCCAGGACTATTTCCGCCGTTTCCTCGGCAGCGAACAACTGGTCCTCTTCGAGGAAGAGAAAAACGGGGTATGGAGCGGCGTGACCGATACCTTCATCCGGGTGCGCACCCGCAGCACCGCGCCGCTGCGCCGGCAGCTCCGCCGGGTCCGACTGGAAAAGGCCGAGGAACTCTCGGTCCTGGGAACTCTGGTCGATTAG
- a CDS encoding peptidylprolyl isomerase → MNSRQYTAPPALMIDVKKHYLARLETSRGLIELELYPEYAPMTVNNFVFLSREGFYDGVIFHRVIADFMIQGGDPTGTGRGGPGYRFADEFKGNPLIHETGVISMANAGPGTNGSQFFITHSPQPHLNGHHTVFGKVITGQETVDEIRQGDVIQKVTIEEK, encoded by the coding sequence ATGAATTCTCGCCAGTACACCGCGCCACCGGCCCTCATGATCGATGTCAAAAAACACTATCTGGCCAGACTCGAGACCAGCCGTGGCCTCATCGAACTGGAGCTCTATCCCGAGTATGCCCCGATGACGGTCAACAATTTTGTCTTCCTCAGCCGTGAAGGCTTCTATGATGGGGTCATCTTTCACCGCGTCATCGCCGATTTCATGATCCAGGGTGGCGACCCCACGGGCACCGGCCGCGGGGGTCCCGGCTACCGCTTCGCCGATGAGTTCAAGGGAAATCCCCTGATTCACGAAACCGGTGTGATCTCGATGGCCAATGCCGGCCCGGGCACCAACGGCAGCCAGTTCTTCATCACCCACTCGCCGCAGCCGCATCTTAACGGTCATCATACGGTTTTCGGCAAGGTGATCACCGGCCAGGAAACCGTCGATGAGATACGCCAGGGCGATGTCATCCAAAAAGTGACCATTGAAGAAAAGTAG
- a CDS encoding RNA methyltransferase, with the protein MPDRPPAHAITITDADDPRIAIFRTIRDRALIREEGIFIVEGENPVLRLLASAFETRSVLVSEQRLERIASWVPASVPLYVASASLLEQVPGFVFNRGVLACGVRRALPSLPALLDSLRPPATLLVCCGIGDAENLGQILRSASALGAAGVLFGGGTIDPFYRRVIRVSMGTLFSLPLAESADLETDLVLLKTHGFSLFATHLGTGSTPLERVQPAALNALLIGNESAGLPEALVRLASARVVIPMRNGVDSLNVAAAAAIVLYHFRV; encoded by the coding sequence ATGCCTGACCGGCCTCCAGCCCATGCCATTACCATCACCGACGCCGATGATCCCCGCATCGCGATTTTCCGGACCATCCGCGACCGCGCGCTGATCCGGGAAGAGGGGATCTTTATCGTCGAAGGAGAAAACCCGGTACTGCGGCTGCTGGCGAGCGCCTTTGAAACCCGGTCGGTGCTCGTCAGCGAGCAGCGCCTGGAGCGTATTGCGTCATGGGTCCCTGCGTCGGTTCCCCTTTACGTCGCCTCCGCTTCGCTCCTCGAGCAGGTGCCGGGGTTTGTCTTCAACCGCGGTGTTCTCGCCTGCGGCGTTCGCCGCGCCCTGCCCTCCTTGCCGGCCCTCCTGGATTCTCTGCGGCCCCCAGCCACGCTCCTGGTCTGCTGCGGGATTGGCGACGCCGAGAATCTCGGGCAAATCCTCCGCAGCGCCAGTGCCCTTGGTGCAGCGGGTGTCCTCTTCGGAGGCGGCACCATCGATCCCTTTTACCGGCGTGTCATCCGGGTTTCGATGGGCACTCTCTTCAGCTTGCCCCTGGCGGAGAGTGCCGACCTCGAAACCGACCTTGTCTTGCTGAAAACCCACGGATTTTCACTTTTTGCCACGCATCTTGGCACAGGCAGCACGCCTCTGGAAAGGGTGCAGCCGGCCGCCCTGAATGCCCTTCTGATCGGCAACGAGAGCGCGGGATTGCCGGAGGCTCTGGTCCGGCTTGCTTCGGCGCGAGTCGTCATCCCGATGCGCAATGGCGTCGATTCCCTCAATGTTGCCGCCGCCGCAGCGATTGTTCTGTACCATTTCCGGGTCTAA
- a CDS encoding FGGY family carbohydrate kinase, with the protein MLFAGLDSSTQGCKLIVLDLQKREVVHLDAINYDSDLDYGTRNGVIQGLEPGASESDPAMWIEAIERLFGRMVKAGVQVAQIRAISVSGQQHGLVTLDAAGHLSRPRAKLWNDFSTEEECRLLTAAVGGAAAMIDEVGNSQRTGYTAAKIYHMVRHEPDLWRKTATCFLVHNYVNWWLTGGAEGGIRIMEPGDLSGMALWHPGTGRWSKKVLNAIAPDLADKLPPVRPSDESIGTVGRQLVERFGFDPGCRVDAGCGDNMYSAIGTGNVTPGLVTISLGTSGTAYTVLDAPFIDASGEIAAFRDSTGRHFPLLCVSNLANGYNALIAEHGLTHAAFNDLMKKTPAGNEGRMLLPWYMGERTPDVPLAAPVYFGFSLNDFTVEKLGRAVLEGHILNLYDGYRKMPIQAREIRLTGGLSQSPAWCQAIADIFESEVVPVEGEGAALGAALHAAWVYEKENGRDVALTDLVAPFVQLRESMRKKPLPDHVARYQPMKRAFAALSARVRGIAGAEDPFAWHQQLIQDRP; encoded by the coding sequence ATGCTTTTCGCCGGTCTCGACAGCTCGACCCAGGGCTGCAAACTGATCGTCCTCGATCTCCAGAAACGGGAGGTCGTGCACCTCGATGCGATCAATTACGACAGCGATTTGGACTATGGTACGCGCAACGGGGTCATCCAGGGACTCGAGCCGGGCGCTTCGGAGTCCGATCCCGCCATGTGGATCGAGGCCATCGAGCGCCTATTCGGCCGCATGGTCAAGGCCGGCGTCCAGGTTGCGCAGATCCGCGCCATCTCGGTTTCAGGGCAGCAGCACGGCCTCGTCACACTCGATGCGGCAGGACATCTGTCGCGGCCGCGCGCCAAGCTGTGGAACGATTTCAGTACCGAGGAGGAGTGCCGCCTGCTCACTGCAGCGGTTGGCGGCGCCGCGGCGATGATCGACGAGGTGGGCAACAGCCAACGCACAGGCTATACCGCCGCAAAGATCTATCACATGGTACGCCATGAGCCCGACCTTTGGCGCAAAACCGCCACCTGCTTCCTGGTGCACAATTACGTCAACTGGTGGCTGACCGGTGGGGCTGAGGGCGGCATCCGCATCATGGAGCCCGGGGATCTCTCCGGGATGGCCCTGTGGCACCCCGGTACCGGCCGCTGGTCCAAAAAGGTGCTCAACGCCATCGCACCGGATCTGGCGGACAAGCTGCCACCGGTCCGGCCTTCGGATGAGAGCATCGGAACAGTCGGCCGCCAGTTGGTCGAGCGTTTCGGCTTCGATCCCGGCTGCCGCGTCGACGCCGGTTGTGGGGACAACATGTACAGCGCCATCGGCACCGGTAATGTAACCCCGGGCCTGGTGACCATCAGTCTCGGCACCAGCGGCACGGCCTATACCGTGCTTGATGCGCCCTTCATCGATGCCAGCGGAGAAATTGCTGCTTTCCGCGACAGCACCGGCCGCCATTTCCCGCTGCTCTGCGTCTCCAATCTGGCCAACGGGTATAATGCTTTGATCGCCGAGCATGGCCTGACCCATGCCGCCTTCAACGACCTGATGAAGAAAACGCCGGCCGGCAACGAAGGCCGGATGCTGCTGCCGTGGTATATGGGCGAGCGAACGCCGGATGTGCCCCTGGCCGCGCCGGTCTATTTCGGCTTCAGCCTCAACGATTTCACCGTGGAGAAACTCGGCCGCGCTGTCCTCGAGGGTCATATCCTGAACCTTTACGATGGGTATCGCAAGATGCCGATCCAGGCGCGGGAGATCCGGCTGACCGGCGGGCTCTCCCAATCGCCAGCCTGGTGCCAGGCCATCGCAGATATTTTCGAGAGCGAGGTCGTGCCTGTGGAGGGCGAGGGCGCGGCCCTGGGCGCGGCCCTGCATGCTGCCTGGGTCTATGAGAAGGAAAACGGCCGCGATGTTGCGCTGACGGATCTGGTTGCACCCTTTGTTCAGCTGCGCGAGAGCATGCGGAAAAAGCCGCTGCCGGATCACGTCGCCCGATACCAGCCGATGAAGCGGGCTTTTGCCGCTCTCAGCGCGCGGGTTCGTGGAATCGCCGGCGCCGAGGATCCCTTTGCCTGGCATCAGCAGCTCATTCAGGATCGACCATAA
- a CDS encoding HTH domain-containing protein, translating to MAEEMVSAGKLAKEWGVSETAVKKAIKELGVEPDAKKGACALYGKATAAKIKKALK from the coding sequence ATGGCTGAAGAAATGGTATCGGCTGGAAAGCTGGCCAAGGAATGGGGCGTAAGCGAAACCGCGGTGAAAAAGGCGATCAAGGAACTTGGCGTCGAGCCCGACGCCAAAAAGGGGGCTTGCGCCCTCTACGGCAAAGCCACAGCGGCCAAAATCAAAAAAGCACTCAAGTAA
- a CDS encoding acetate kinase: MKIFVLNCGSSSLKFQLIEADTEKLLAKGVVERIGASDAILTYKPVGKEAVSQTREIPNHEIALSLVLELLSSPQHGVIASMSEIKGVGHRLVHGGEEFVSSVLIDEKVKEGVHRCIQFAPLHNPHNLKGVEVCEQLMPGVPQVGVFDTAFHHTLPAKAFMYALPMSLYRKHRIRRYGFHGTSHAYVARKAAEYIGKPIETLKIITCHLGNGASVTAVDGGHSVETSMGFTPLEGLVMGTRSGDVDPALIPYIAKIEDLSMAQVDSLLNKKSGMLGLTEKTNDFREIEEAAGRGDAACVQALEIFCHRLRKYVGAYMAVLGGLDALVFTAGIGEHSPLVREWTCANLSAFGIQIDTVRNAKNEFDIGSGSVKVLVVPTNEELAIARETQRILAR; this comes from the coding sequence ATGAAAATTTTTGTTCTCAATTGTGGCAGCTCTTCGCTCAAGTTTCAGCTCATCGAGGCCGATACGGAAAAGCTTCTGGCTAAGGGCGTGGTAGAGCGGATTGGCGCCAGCGATGCCATCTTGACCTACAAGCCGGTAGGCAAAGAGGCGGTCTCGCAGACGCGTGAAATCCCCAATCATGAAATCGCCCTGAGTCTGGTGCTTGAACTGCTCTCGAGCCCGCAGCATGGTGTGATCGCGAGTATGAGCGAGATCAAGGGGGTTGGTCACCGCCTGGTACATGGCGGTGAGGAGTTTGTCAGTTCGGTACTGATCGATGAAAAAGTGAAAGAGGGGGTGCACCGTTGCATCCAGTTTGCGCCGCTGCATAATCCCCATAATCTCAAGGGGGTGGAGGTCTGCGAGCAGCTGATGCCCGGGGTGCCTCAGGTTGGCGTGTTCGATACCGCCTTCCATCACACCCTACCGGCCAAGGCCTTTATGTATGCCCTGCCGATGTCCCTCTACCGCAAGCATCGCATCCGCCGCTATGGCTTTCACGGCACCTCGCATGCCTATGTCGCCCGCAAGGCGGCCGAGTATATCGGCAAGCCCATAGAGACCCTGAAGATCATCACCTGTCACCTCGGCAATGGCGCCAGCGTCACCGCCGTCGACGGCGGCCATTCGGTCGAGACCAGCATGGGTTTCACGCCGCTCGAAGGGCTGGTCATGGGGACGCGTTCCGGGGATGTGGATCCGGCCTTGATCCCCTATATCGCCAAGATCGAAGATCTCTCGATGGCCCAGGTTGATTCCTTGCTCAATAAAAAGAGCGGCATGCTCGGGCTGACCGAAAAGACCAATGATTTCCGAGAAATCGAGGAGGCGGCGGGGCGGGGCGATGCGGCCTGCGTCCAGGCTCTGGAGATCTTTTGCCACCGGTTGCGCAAGTACGTCGGCGCCTATATGGCTGTTCTCGGCGGCCTCGATGCGCTGGTCTTCACCGCCGGCATCGGAGAGCATTCACCCCTGGTGCGCGAATGGACCTGTGCCAATCTATCAGCCTTCGGCATCCAGATTGACACCGTCCGCAATGCCAAAAATGAATTTGATATCGGCTCCGGCTCTGTCAAGGTTCTGGTCGTTCCGACCAACGAAGAGCTCGCCATCGCTCGCGAAACCCAGCGCATTCTGGCCCGCTGA
- a CDS encoding amino acid permease — MKGDSPTRSRGMAALFRIKSLDRILSDSERSEFSLKRVLGPVQLTLFGIGAIIGAGIFATIGTAAAGDAFRPGAGPALMLSFVITAVVCGFTALCYAEFASLVPIAGSAYTYSYATLGELIAWVIGWDLIIEYAVGNIAVAISWANYFKTFLRGFHIIIPDWISMDYRTAARIVDSAGVQTVFREAPHLFGLPIVCNLLAVAIVALISLVLIWGIRESARFNAVMVGIKIVVLTFFIIVGGFWIKPENWTPFAPNGWSGISAGAAIVFFAYIGFDAVSTAAEETRNPKRDLPIGIIASLIICTLFYVVVSAIFTGLISYPELKATLATEQAEPLTLALAHASPSLGWAVGIVAFGSVIAHTAVLFIFQLGQPRIFFSMSRDGLLPPLFRRVHPRFRTPHIATLITGLFVASFAAVASIDEMVDLTNIGTLFAFILVSAGIIVLRRRDPGRPRPFRVPGGGSWALGLYLILAVIFLLTPMAAPVKAGLLFAAALFFYLFRNHIFPALGILSCLYLIYYLPPTSWLRFASWLNIGFIVYAGYGVLHSRLDDGESRPEASLWAYAARVGAWLMLCGNALLFLMRGFDMMIQAGKSSSAATTVQRLSAGLNALTDPGRWLEPSWFLLVPLLLNTLLLGPMVVQRALRAGKGGEPARTALLLAVTLSLAGLFYLIRVAIP, encoded by the coding sequence ATGAAAGGAGACTCACCGACACGCAGCCGCGGCATGGCCGCGCTTTTCCGCATCAAATCGCTGGATCGTATCCTGAGCGACTCGGAGCGCAGTGAGTTCAGCCTCAAGCGGGTTCTGGGACCGGTGCAGCTGACTCTCTTTGGCATCGGCGCCATCATTGGTGCCGGAATCTTTGCCACCATCGGCACGGCCGCCGCCGGGGATGCCTTCAGACCGGGCGCGGGGCCGGCGCTGATGCTCTCCTTTGTCATCACCGCGGTGGTCTGCGGCTTCACCGCCCTCTGTTATGCCGAATTCGCCTCCCTGGTCCCGATCGCCGGCTCGGCCTACACCTACTCCTATGCAACCCTGGGTGAACTGATTGCCTGGGTTATCGGCTGGGATCTCATCATTGAATATGCCGTCGGCAATATCGCCGTGGCCATCTCCTGGGCGAACTACTTCAAGACCTTTCTGCGGGGATTTCATATCATTATCCCCGACTGGATCTCGATGGACTACCGTACGGCCGCGCGAATCGTTGATAGTGCCGGCGTACAGACAGTGTTCCGCGAGGCCCCGCACCTTTTTGGCCTGCCGATCGTCTGCAATCTTTTGGCGGTTGCGATCGTCGCGCTGATCTCCCTGGTGCTCATCTGGGGTATCCGGGAAAGCGCCCGTTTCAATGCCGTCATGGTCGGCATCAAGATCGTCGTGCTGACCTTTTTCATCATCGTCGGCGGTTTCTGGATCAAGCCGGAGAACTGGACGCCGTTTGCCCCGAATGGCTGGTCCGGGATCAGCGCCGGTGCGGCGATCGTCTTTTTCGCCTATATCGGTTTTGACGCGGTTTCGACCGCCGCGGAGGAGACGCGCAATCCCAAACGCGATCTGCCGATCGGCATCATCGCCTCGCTCATCATCTGTACCCTGTTCTACGTGGTCGTTTCGGCCATCTTCACCGGCCTGATTTCCTATCCGGAGCTCAAGGCCACCCTCGCCACCGAACAGGCCGAACCCTTAACTCTAGCACTCGCCCACGCCAGTCCCTCGTTGGGATGGGCGGTCGGGATCGTCGCCTTTGGTTCGGTCATCGCCCACACGGCGGTGCTTTTCATCTTCCAGCTCGGCCAGCCGCGCATCTTTTTTTCGATGTCGCGCGACGGTTTGCTGCCACCCCTGTTCCGCCGGGTTCATCCACGCTTTCGAACCCCGCACATCGCCACCCTGATCACCGGCCTTTTTGTTGCCTCCTTCGCCGCAGTCGCCAGCATCGATGAGATGGTCGACCTGACCAACATCGGTACGCTCTTCGCTTTCATCCTGGTCAGCGCCGGGATTATCGTCCTGAGGCGACGCGACCCCGGCCGGCCGCGCCCCTTCCGCGTCCCCGGCGGCGGGTCCTGGGCCCTGGGCCTCTATCTCATCCTGGCGGTCATCTTCTTGTTGACGCCCATGGCCGCACCGGTAAAAGCCGGCCTGCTCTTTGCGGCGGCCCTGTTTTTTTACCTTTTCCGGAACCATATCTTTCCGGCCCTCGGTATCCTCTCCTGCCTCTATCTGATCTATTATTTGCCGCCGACCTCCTGGCTGCGCTTCGCCAGCTGGCTCAACATCGGATTCATCGTCTATGCGGGGTACGGGGTGCTCCACAGCCGTCTTGATGACGGCGAGAGCCGGCCGGAGGCGTCGTTGTGGGCATACGCGGCCAGGGTGGGGGCCTGGCTGATGCTTTGCGGTAACGCCCTGCTTTTTCTGATGCGGGGATTTGACATGATGATCCAGGCGGGCAAGAGCAGCAGCGCCGCCACGACAGTGCAGCGGCTGAGCGCTGGGTTGAATGCCCTGACCGATCCCGGACGCTGGCTCGAACCTTCCTGGTTTTTGCTGGTACCCTTGCTCCTCAATACTCTACTGCTGGGCCCCATGGTGGTGCAGCGGGCCTTGCGGGCCGGAAAGGGGGGTGAGCCGGCACGGACCGCCTTGCTCCTCGCCGTGACCCTGTCGCTGGCGGGTTTGTTCTACCTGATCAGGGTGGCGATCCCCTAG
- a CDS encoding U32 family peptidase: MTDAHPPRRLLSPGTIELLAPARDLEAGRAAIDNGADALYIGAPRFGAREQAGNSLEDLTKLIDFAHRYWCRVYITLNTLLYDHELDEAVALTHQLHNLGVDGLIIQDVGLLESDLPPLPLIASTQMHNHTPARVTFLETVGFQRAILARELGLEQIRAIRQNSGIELECFIYGALCVSYSGQCYLSLARGGRSGNRGQCAQPCRLPYRLIDGTGRSLGERQHLLSLRDLNLSSALGDLLDAGITSFKIEGRLKEAAYVKNVVRWFRQQLDSLLPARGLRPAASGQISAAFTPDPVKSYNRGFTTYFLLGPDRAMTALATPKFAGEPIGTVSRCHKGQLELEPGAPALHNGDGLTWLDPAGGLLGVRVNRVEAGRALLDRPITLPAGTPVARNYDHNFLAALKKETGGRTMAVALHFMMTPEGFCLRGKDEDGITAEVNLAAEHQPAHDPAQAERSVRSQLARCGGTPFHCTGVQLDWAAPSFLALSTLNRLRRELLDALIEARLRAHPLLRVRLQPNTTPFPEERLDFEGNVLNRRARDFYVRHGVKQIAPAAESGIDLNGRRVMTTRYCIRREFGLCGKALQAAGYAEPLFLLDDQGQQLRLHFRCDACEMDLYLPD; the protein is encoded by the coding sequence ATGACCGATGCCCACCCACCGCGACGTTTGCTGAGTCCTGGCACCATCGAGCTGCTCGCTCCGGCCCGCGACCTTGAAGCCGGCCGTGCCGCTATCGATAACGGCGCCGATGCCCTCTATATCGGGGCGCCCCGTTTCGGTGCCCGTGAACAGGCCGGCAATTCCCTGGAAGACCTCACCAAGCTCATCGATTTCGCCCACCGCTACTGGTGCCGGGTCTATATCACACTCAATACCTTGCTGTACGACCATGAATTGGACGAGGCGGTCGCCCTGACGCATCAGCTCCACAACCTGGGGGTGGATGGCCTGATCATCCAGGACGTCGGCTTGCTTGAATCGGATCTACCGCCCCTGCCGCTGATCGCCAGCACCCAAATGCACAATCACACCCCCGCACGCGTCACCTTTCTCGAGACGGTCGGCTTTCAGCGCGCCATTCTTGCGCGCGAGCTCGGACTGGAGCAGATTCGCGCCATCCGCCAGAACAGCGGAATCGAACTCGAGTGCTTCATCTACGGGGCGTTGTGCGTTTCGTACAGTGGCCAATGCTATCTCAGCCTCGCCCGCGGCGGCCGCAGCGGCAATCGCGGCCAGTGCGCCCAGCCTTGCCGCCTCCCTTATCGACTCATCGATGGCACCGGCCGGTCGCTGGGCGAGCGGCAGCATCTGCTCAGCCTGCGCGATCTCAATCTCTCGAGCGCGCTTGGCGATCTCCTCGACGCTGGTATCACCTCATTCAAGATCGAAGGCCGGCTCAAGGAGGCCGCCTATGTTAAAAATGTCGTCCGCTGGTTCCGGCAGCAGCTCGACAGCCTGCTGCCGGCGCGCGGCCTGAGACCCGCCGCGTCCGGCCAAATCAGCGCCGCCTTCACCCCGGATCCTGTAAAAAGCTACAACCGCGGCTTCACCACCTATTTCCTCCTCGGGCCGGACCGGGCTATGACCGCCCTGGCAACCCCCAAGTTCGCCGGCGAGCCAATCGGTACCGTCTCTCGCTGCCATAAAGGCCAGCTCGAACTCGAGCCCGGAGCTCCGGCACTGCACAACGGTGACGGCCTCACCTGGCTGGATCCGGCGGGTGGACTGCTTGGCGTGCGCGTCAACCGGGTGGAGGCAGGACGCGCCCTTCTCGACAGGCCGATCACGCTGCCCGCGGGCACTCCTGTCGCGCGTAATTATGATCATAACTTTCTGGCTGCGTTAAAGAAAGAAACGGGCGGTCGCACCATGGCAGTCGCCCTGCATTTCATGATGACGCCGGAAGGATTTTGCCTGAGGGGCAAGGATGAGGATGGCATAACCGCCGAGGTTAATCTGGCAGCGGAGCATCAGCCGGCCCACGACCCGGCGCAGGCCGAGCGAAGCGTCCGGAGCCAGCTGGCCCGGTGCGGCGGCACGCCCTTTCACTGCACCGGCGTGCAGCTCGATTGGGCGGCGCCCAGCTTTCTCGCCCTCTCCACGCTCAACCGCCTGCGGCGGGAGTTGCTCGACGCCCTCATCGAGGCGCGCCTGCGCGCCCACCCGCTGCTCCGTGTCAGGCTGCAGCCGAATACCACCCCCTTTCCGGAAGAACGCCTCGATTTCGAAGGTAATGTCCTCAACCGCCGCGCCCGTGACTTTTATGTGCGCCACGGGGTGAAACAAATCGCTCCCGCCGCGGAGTCGGGTATCGACCTGAACGGCCGGCGGGTCATGACGACCCGCTACTGCATCCGCCGCGAGTTCGGCCTGTGCGGAAAAGCGCTGCAAGCCGCAGGCTACGCCGAACCGCTCTTCCTCCTGGACGACCAGGGGCAGCAACTCCGCCTCCACTTCCGCTGCGACGCCTGCGAAATGGATCTCTATCTTCCCGATTGA